Proteins encoded together in one Streptomyces sp. NBC_01216 window:
- a CDS encoding tyrosine-type recombinase/integrase, whose protein sequence is MAIATPTAAVEAVPIGVRLTADVEYRPNRPSPYRARVRWWDPETKSRKSVSEAKETEDEAQEWISALVEAAQAGINPSLATMPLADYGTANMDLALRGLELKTLDPYMAGWRLRVVPSLGHLPVRMITNGAVDRTVYRWIADEYSRSTVKNTIAVLVRVMEQAVRDGLIKVNPARVSGWQRQYQQVEDELNDPRALALPDWETLRALAKALVARSYGQYQGWGDVVTFAASTAARIGEVSGVRVKDIDTDNWIWTVRRQTTPAQGGLVDKATKGKRARKVPLIEEVRPMVAQRLLAVGNDPDARIFFGPRGGRISTAVLRDATHWDDVVTELGFEHLRRHDLRHTGLTWFADAGVPLHVLRKIAGHGSLTTTQRYLHPDAGQITAAGAALSAHLMVLRAPRSLPVTAVTAI, encoded by the coding sequence ATCGGGGTCCGTCTCACCGCTGATGTCGAGTACCGGCCGAATCGCCCTTCGCCCTACCGGGCACGCGTGCGCTGGTGGGACCCCGAGACCAAGTCCCGCAAGTCCGTCTCTGAGGCCAAGGAGACCGAGGATGAAGCCCAGGAGTGGATCTCTGCCCTGGTCGAGGCCGCCCAGGCCGGCATCAACCCGTCGCTTGCCACCATGCCGCTGGCCGACTACGGCACCGCAAACATGGACCTCGCGCTTCGAGGGCTGGAACTCAAGACACTCGACCCCTATATGGCCGGTTGGCGTCTGCGCGTAGTGCCCTCCCTCGGGCACCTGCCGGTTCGAATGATCACCAACGGTGCAGTGGACCGCACCGTCTACCGGTGGATCGCTGACGAATACAGCCGCTCCACCGTGAAGAACACCATCGCCGTCCTCGTTCGCGTCATGGAGCAGGCCGTTCGCGACGGGCTCATCAAGGTCAACCCCGCCCGGGTCAGCGGCTGGCAGCGCCAGTACCAGCAGGTCGAGGACGAACTGAACGACCCGCGTGCGCTTGCCCTGCCGGACTGGGAGACCCTCCGGGCCCTCGCCAAGGCCCTGGTCGCTCGCTCATACGGCCAATACCAGGGCTGGGGCGACGTGGTCACCTTCGCCGCATCGACAGCAGCCCGCATCGGCGAGGTCTCCGGAGTCCGCGTCAAGGACATCGACACCGACAACTGGATCTGGACCGTACGACGGCAGACCACCCCCGCCCAAGGCGGTCTCGTCGACAAGGCCACCAAGGGAAAGCGCGCCCGCAAGGTACCCCTCATCGAAGAAGTACGGCCGATGGTCGCCCAGCGGCTGCTGGCCGTCGGCAATGACCCCGATGCCCGGATCTTCTTCGGACCGCGTGGCGGTCGCATCTCCACCGCGGTCCTGCGCGACGCCACTCACTGGGACGACGTCGTCACGGAACTCGGCTTCGAACACCTCCGACGGCACGACCTGCGCCACACCGGACTGACCTGGTTCGCCGACGCCGGCGTGCCGCTCCACGTCCTGCGCAAGATCGCCGGGCACGGCTCGCTGACCACCACTCAGCGCTACCTGCACCCCGACGCCGGCCAGATCACCGCAGCTGGTGCCGCGCTGTCTGCGCACCTCATGGTGCTCCGTGCACCTCGTTCGCTGCCAGTCACGGCCGTCACCGCAATCTGA
- a CDS encoding transketolase: MALMTGDEKHSPAATSTLDALWVLYDRVLRVTPENIGDPGRDRFLLSKGHGPMAYYAVLAAKGFFPEELLAGFGSYDSPLGHHPDRTLVPGAEIGSGSLGHGLPLAVGSVLGLRAQGLSEPRVWVLIGDAELDEGSNHEALAYAGPAGLEQLHTVVIDNGSATYGRPGGIASRFEAAGWSTQTVDGRDHEALHAAYTAPHPGRPRVVVARVEPKHA; encoded by the coding sequence ATGGCCCTCATGACCGGCGACGAGAAGCACTCGCCGGCCGCCACGTCCACGCTCGACGCGCTGTGGGTGCTGTACGACCGGGTGCTGCGGGTCACGCCGGAGAACATCGGGGACCCGGGGCGAGACCGCTTCCTGCTGTCCAAGGGCCACGGACCCATGGCTTACTACGCCGTCCTCGCGGCGAAGGGGTTCTTCCCGGAGGAGCTCCTCGCCGGCTTCGGGTCGTACGACTCGCCGCTCGGGCACCACCCGGACCGGACGCTCGTGCCGGGCGCGGAGATCGGCAGCGGGTCGCTGGGGCACGGGCTGCCCCTGGCGGTGGGGAGCGTGCTGGGGCTCCGGGCACAGGGCCTGTCCGAGCCTCGGGTATGGGTGTTGATCGGCGACGCCGAACTGGACGAGGGCAGCAACCACGAGGCGCTCGCCTACGCCGGCCCCGCCGGCCTGGAGCAGCTGCACACCGTGGTGATCGACAACGGTTCCGCCACATACGGCCGGCCCGGCGGGATCGCGTCGCGTTTCGAGGCCGCCGGATGGTCCACGCAGACCGTCGACGGCCGTGATCACGAGGCGCTGCACGCCGCCTACACCGCGCCGCACCCCGGGCGACCGCGGGTCGTCGTGGCCCGTGTCGAGCCCAAGCACGCCTGA